The Methanofastidiosum sp. nucleotide sequence ATGTTAAAGTTTATCCTTTATAGCGCTGTCAAAAATTCTTGCTAAGAAGGCAAGAATTATGAGAAAAATTTGAAGTGTAGGAAAAAATATGGCGAAAAAAATACCCCCATTTCCACTGAACCACAATTATTCAACCATGCAATCTTTATTAACCATCTTATAACTCCGGGACCTGGACCTATTGGCATTGCTCCATTAGTTCCTATGACCTTAAGCTTCATCACTCTTTTACCAATTGTTGCTCCCTTCATACCATCTAAGTATACATAATATGCAAGAGATATCAATAAAGTTAAAATTGTTCCTGTGCCGCTAGATTAAAGCCGGTCTCATAGCCCATACCAGAGCCATATCCATAATTAGTTCCAAATGGTATGCTTATTATCCATCCAATGACTCCAAAGATTATAGTATCAACAATCCATGCGATCAATCTTGGCAAGAATCCTACATGTTCATGAGAAAGCCAATTTCCCGGTGCGTAGGTAGTTTGTGTGTTCTGAGTAGCAGGTGTAGCTTCTAGAACTGCTCCACAGTTTTCACAAAACTTTGCGCCCATTGGATTATCTTTTCCACATTTTCCACAAAAAACCATTTTATCACCATATTTATTACTATCTCTCCTTTTAAAAGATTTTCTAAGAGTTTTGAATATTTTTCAAGAAAATTAAAATAAATAGTTTAATTTAATTTTTATTTTTAGGTTTCTCATTTGCAAACCAAACTACTCTTTGTGGGAATGGAATTTGAATACCTTCTTTTTCAAGGCTTGTCTTTATCTTCCATAGAAGTTCTTTTTTTGTTGCATACCACTGCGTCACAG carries:
- a CDS encoding zinc-ribbon domain-containing protein, which encodes MVFCGKCGKDNPMGAKFCENCGAVLEATPATQNTQTTYAPGNWLSHEHVGFLPRLIAWIVDTIIFGVIGWIISIPFGTNYGYGSGMGYETGFNLAAQEQF
- a CDS encoding RDD family protein, encoding MISLAYYVYLDGMKGATIGKRVMKLKVIGTNGAMPIGPGPGVIRWLIKIAWLNNCGSVEMGVFFSPYFFLHFKFFS